One window of Acidobacteriaceae bacterium genomic DNA carries:
- a CDS encoding alcohol dehydrogenase catalytic domain-containing protein, which translates to MKAAVLTKLGAADANPLSIRDIPTPIVEPGFALLKVLACGICRTDLQIIEGHLPPKGPCIIPGHEIVAEVVQSPQKRLSAGMRVGVSWVVGTDGTWRFCRADRENLCDPPVYTHHDAYAEYELLKIAAALHLRPEVDTYRLDQVNAALRAQEADQLNHTAVLLPQA; encoded by the coding sequence ATGAAGGCAGCGGTGCTGACAAAACTAGGTGCAGCAGACGCGAACCCACTCTCGATTCGAGACATTCCCACGCCCATTGTTGAACCGGGCTTTGCATTGCTGAAAGTGCTAGCGTGTGGCATCTGCCGCACGGACCTCCAAATCATTGAAGGACATCTGCCACCAAAAGGTCCGTGCATCATTCCCGGCCATGAAATCGTGGCAGAGGTCGTCCAATCGCCCCAGAAGCGCTTATCTGCAGGCATGCGCGTCGGCGTGTCCTGGGTTGTGGGGACAGACGGAACATGGCGCTTCTGCCGCGCAGATAGAGAAAATCTGTGCGATCCGCCGGTGTACACGCATCACGATGCATACGCCGAATACGAGCTCCTGAAGATCGCGGCTGCCCTCCATCTTCGACCTGAGGTAGATACCTATCGACTGGATCAGGTCAATGCAGCCTTACGTGCTCAGGAGGCGGACCAATTGAATCACACGGCCGTCCTTCTACCTCAAGCATGA
- a CDS encoding response regulator, producing the protein MDHRIILVVDDNQTHQYALGKHLEGSGFEVMQATTGSEALKMAASRRPDAVLLDINLPDMTGFDVCQKLKSDPQTKSVPVIFHSATHDTQSARTHAMDLGAVSFLSYPIRVEHLVSVLRGAFLQADES; encoded by the coding sequence TTGGATCATCGAATCATCCTGGTCGTCGATGACAATCAAACTCATCAATACGCGCTCGGGAAACATCTCGAGGGGTCTGGTTTCGAGGTCATGCAGGCCACAACCGGCTCGGAGGCGCTGAAAATGGCCGCTTCGCGTCGCCCGGATGCAGTCCTGTTGGACATTAATCTGCCGGATATGACCGGCTTTGATGTTTGTCAGAAGTTGAAAAGCGATCCACAGACCAAGTCGGTCCCTGTCATCTTCCATTCAGCGACGCATGACACTCAATCGGCCAGAACTCACGCCATGGATCTCGGCGCAGTTTCTTTCCTGAGCTACCCAATCAGAGTTGAACATCTGGTTTCGGTACTGCGAGGAGCGTTTCTGCAGGCCGATGAATCGTGA
- a CDS encoding STAS domain-containing protein, translating to MSTSKIPEILRQHEGTLLDDWTREQGQIKDSSNRLSDAEVRSQSRRFLQLVQEAATRGNVVDVEGDNYREVRKFLEEISSSRAALGFSPKDTALFIFSFKQPLFAQIRTSLPKAEEQVAEIWNATLLLDRLGLFTTEMYQKSREAVILRQQEEMLELSTPVVKLWDGVLALPIIGTLDSSRTQTIMENLLARIVETGSELAIIDITGVPTVDTLTAQHLLKTVTAARLMGAECIISGIRPQIAQTIVHLGVELGDIVTKASLADAFRVAMQRTGHTVVRRALVAGKA from the coding sequence GTGAGCACATCGAAAATTCCCGAAATTCTTCGCCAGCATGAAGGAACCCTCCTGGACGACTGGACGCGAGAGCAGGGTCAGATCAAGGATTCGAGCAATCGCCTATCCGATGCAGAGGTGAGGTCACAATCCAGACGCTTCCTTCAACTGGTGCAGGAGGCAGCCACAAGGGGCAACGTGGTCGACGTCGAGGGGGATAATTACAGAGAGGTACGTAAATTCCTCGAAGAGATATCTTCGAGCCGTGCGGCTCTGGGGTTCAGCCCGAAGGACACAGCGCTTTTTATTTTCTCGTTCAAGCAGCCTCTATTCGCACAGATTCGCACCTCCCTGCCGAAGGCGGAGGAACAGGTTGCCGAGATATGGAATGCGACGCTGCTGCTCGACAGGCTGGGTCTGTTTACGACAGAGATGTATCAGAAGTCCCGCGAAGCCGTCATTCTCCGCCAGCAGGAGGAGATGCTGGAGCTCTCGACGCCTGTTGTGAAACTGTGGGATGGGGTTCTGGCGCTGCCCATTATCGGCACGCTGGACTCAAGCCGCACGCAGACGATCATGGAGAATCTTCTGGCGAGAATCGTTGAGACGGGATCGGAGCTCGCAATTATCGACATTACCGGCGTTCCCACGGTGGACACGCTCACGGCACAACATCTTTTGAAGACGGTCACGGCGGCGCGTCTGATGGGAGCGGAGTGCATTATCAGCGGTATACGTCCGCAGATTGCTCAGACGATCGTGCACCTCGGCGTTGAGCTGGGGGACATTGTGACGAAGGCAAGTCTTGCCGACGCCTTCCGCGTCGCGATGCAGCGCACAGGTCACACCGTAGTCCGTAGAGCCCTCGTTGCGGGCAAGGCATAA
- a CDS encoding STAS domain-containing protein has product MEHIPILRMGEFLLITVQVDMHDRLAMQLQDDLTEQIVRCGSRGVLIDISALEVVDSFIGRMLGNIASMSRVLDAQTVVVGMRPAVAITLVELGMSLPGIRTALTVERGMEILRADVSRANEELEAEELADGSSEI; this is encoded by the coding sequence ATGGAACATATACCTATTCTGCGGATGGGCGAGTTTCTCCTGATTACTGTGCAGGTAGACATGCACGACCGGCTTGCCATGCAGTTGCAGGACGATCTCACAGAGCAGATTGTGCGCTGCGGTTCACGCGGCGTTCTCATCGACATCTCGGCACTTGAGGTGGTGGATTCCTTCATTGGCCGAATGCTGGGAAATATTGCGTCGATGTCACGTGTGCTTGACGCGCAGACCGTCGTTGTTGGCATGCGTCCGGCAGTCGCGATCACGCTGGTGGAGCTGGGCATGTCTTTGCCAGGAATTCGGACCGCCCTGACGGTTGAACGCGGCATGGAGATTCTGCGCGCCGACGTATCTCGTGCTAATGAGGAGCTCGAAGCGGAGGAGTTAGCAGATGGAAGTTCTGAAATCTGA
- a CDS encoding anti-sigma regulatory factor, protein MEVLKSETLAVRTSEDVVTVRTSVRKLAADLRFGIVDQTKIVTAASEIARNTIDYGHGGNLRMDVLNNGLKRGLRLIFADQGPGIKDIQQAMTDGFTSGSGMGLGLGGTRRLMDEFDIASKLNEGTTVTITKWSR, encoded by the coding sequence ATGGAAGTTCTGAAATCTGAGACACTCGCCGTTCGAACGTCTGAGGATGTGGTGACGGTTCGCACTTCGGTGCGCAAGTTGGCGGCCGACCTTCGTTTCGGCATCGTCGATCAGACCAAAATCGTTACTGCGGCGAGCGAGATTGCCCGCAACACAATCGATTACGGGCATGGGGGAAACCTTCGCATGGACGTCCTTAATAACGGTCTGAAGAGAGGCCTCCGGCTGATTTTCGCGGATCAGGGGCCTGGAATAAAAGACATCCAGCAGGCCATGACGGATGGATTTACGAGTGGAAGCGGTATGGGGCTGGGGCTCGGCGGTACCCGTCGTCTGATGGATGAATTCGACATTGCATCCAAGCTAAACGAAGGGACAACCGTCACCATCACAAAATGGAGCCGCTAA
- a CDS encoding ATP-binding SpoIIE family protein phosphatase yields the protein MEPLKQTTIVPIQDSSQVALARRTANELASVAGLDEQRRSAVNVVTVELANNILQHAGSGQLLFQYIQKTGAFDIIAVDHGPGMVDVERCLEDGFSTKSTPGLGLGAVQRFAIRYGAFSVPERTTVVTARMAERAPEPDFSVICTAIHGETLSGDGWDVSADGRSFCVVDGLGHGMLAAEAAKVAIEILHKHPGISPAACLEKMHAAMRSTRGAAGAVVRVNPETGTLDFAGIGNISCVLMADEKNQSLVSYNGTLGHQLRRVQEFSYPYKRRDLLLMHSDGLTTQAKLGIPSLLLSQAPNVIGPFLFSEQLRGRDDATLLVSRLA from the coding sequence ATGGAGCCGCTAAAGCAAACCACGATCGTTCCTATTCAGGATTCGTCGCAAGTCGCACTCGCACGCCGGACAGCCAATGAGCTTGCGTCTGTGGCGGGTCTGGACGAACAGCGCCGCTCTGCAGTCAACGTTGTCACAGTAGAGCTGGCGAACAACATCCTGCAGCATGCGGGTTCCGGCCAACTGCTTTTTCAATACATCCAGAAGACCGGGGCGTTCGACATCATAGCCGTCGATCATGGCCCCGGGATGGTGGACGTGGAGCGTTGTCTCGAAGACGGCTTTAGTACAAAATCGACTCCGGGATTAGGGCTCGGTGCGGTACAGCGCTTCGCCATACGATATGGGGCGTTTTCAGTGCCGGAGCGCACTACTGTCGTGACCGCGCGTATGGCTGAACGAGCTCCCGAGCCCGACTTTTCCGTGATCTGCACTGCTATTCATGGCGAGACACTCAGCGGAGACGGGTGGGATGTTTCTGCGGATGGGCGCAGCTTCTGCGTTGTCGATGGCTTAGGCCACGGCATGCTGGCCGCAGAGGCTGCAAAGGTGGCTATCGAGATCTTACATAAGCATCCTGGAATCTCACCGGCGGCCTGCCTTGAGAAGATGCACGCGGCAATGAGATCCACTCGCGGAGCTGCAGGAGCTGTGGTACGAGTGAATCCTGAGACTGGTACTCTGGATTTCGCCGGAATCGGCAACATCAGCTGCGTTCTGATGGCGGACGAAAAGAACCAAAGTCTTGTCTCTTATAACGGCACTCTTGGGCATCAGCTTCGCCGTGTCCAGGAGTTTTCTTATCCGTACAAACGCCGTGACCTGCTTTTGATGCACTCAGATGGTCTGACCACGCAAGCGAAGCTAGGCATCCCCTCTTTGCTGCTCTCGCAAGCGCCGAACGTGATTGGGCCCTTTCTCTTTTCCGAGCAGCTTCGAGGTCGCGATGACGCGACCCTCCTGGTGAGCCGCCTTGCATAG